The window CAGGACGAGGGGCGTGAGCAGGCACGTGAGCGCCGACACGACGACCATTGCGGAGTACAACTCGCTCGACACCACGTCCTCTCCCAGTCGACGGCCCTGGTGCATGACGACCAGCGCGATCTCCGCCCGCGGGATCATGCTGACGCCGACCAGCACCGCCCCGCCGGTGCCCGTGGTCCACAGCGCCGGCAACCC is drawn from Candidatus Krumholzibacteriia bacterium and contains these coding sequences:
- a CDS encoding cation:proton antiporter; this translates as GLPALWTTGTGGAVLVGVSMIPRAEIALVVMHQGRRLGEDVVSSELYSAMVVVSALTCLLTPLVLRPLLRRWPQESGAND